The DNA region CAAGGATAACTGGAAAGACAACTAACGTGCCCAGCGTAACGGGTAGGCGCACACGACGGTCGCAGAGGGCCTCCCGCTCCTGTGCCTGCAGAACTCTCAACAACGTGTTCGTTGCCTCCGGGCCACCTATGCGCCCGAGCGCTTCGACCGCGGCCTCCGACAGTGCCGGAGCGATGGGACTCGGATGCTCCGCGAGTGGGCTCAGGTAAGGTATCGCTGCATTGCCGATAACCTCGAGAGAGCGTATCTCCCTTTCCCGCGTGATCGGGTTGGTGAGCCTCTGGTGAAACAGATTCTCCCACAGTCGGTGGTGTGGGCTGGCGCCCCCCGTCCACTGCAAGCCGAACTCGGCCATGGCACTCGGCTCTTCCACGTCAGCGGGAGGAAACGCCATGTAACGGCACGATGGACATGCGAACCACGGTAAGCCAATCGGGCGCGGACCAGCGATCACGTCGCTGCTCGCCTGCCCGCAGCTCGGACAAGTCACGACTGTCGAGAACGGCTGTAGCTGTCTCTTACGCCCCATAACTCATGCTACGGAGTCTCAGTGGCTCGGGCTGCACTTCGCTAGAGAATGTAATCACAACGTCCTGCTTGTTGCCACAGGACAAGCCAGGTGCCAGCCTGGCCCGGTTACTCCGCTGATAGCAGTATGGGGCAGGGACGGTTCATCTCGCGGTCGAGCCGACCTCGACGACCCAGCGTACAGCTTCACCCAAGTGCTCGAAGACTCCCTCCGGCTGCTGGGCCAATCCTGCGACCGCTCCCCGATGCACGTGCCCGCTGAGCACCAGTAACGGTCGGCAGCCCGCGGCTCTGGCGGCAAGCACGTCTTTCTCCGTGTCCCCGATGAAGAAGGTCTCGCGAGGCTCGAAGCCGTACGTGCGCTGGAGGTCCAGGATCATCCCGGGTTTCGGCTTCCGGCAGTCACAACCTTCGGCCGCAAGATGAGTGCAGTATCGGAAAGCCTCGATCTGCCCGCCTGCCGCCTGTACCGCGGTCACAATGGCTTGTTCGATTCGACGCAAACCTTCCGTGGTCAGCAAGCTCTTGGCCACCGCCTGTTGGTTCGACACGACGGCGACCCGATAACCTGAATGATTGGCCTCGGCGATGGCTGGCGGAGCCCAGGGGAAGATCTCGAGTTCTTCGAGACTCTTGACGTAGTCATCGCGGTCACGGTTGATAACGCCGTCTCGATCCAGGATAAGAAACCGAGGCCGGCGAATCACCACGGAAACGCGCCCCAGATGGAGGTTTCAGGCGCCCTATTTGACATGCCGGCAGAGGTGCGATACACTGTCTTCGGCGAAATCATATAGCCAAATCATATAGCCATCTAAGCAGTTTCATCTCATCATAAGGAGGTACACGACGAATGCAGCGTAGAGGCTTCACACTCATCGAGCTTCTGGTCGTGATCGCCATTATAGCGATTCTCGCAGCTATCCTCTTCCCCGTGTTCGCTAGGGCACGTGAGTCGGCCATGGCCGCCTCCTGCCTTTCCAACTGCAACCAGCTCAATAAAGGTTGCCTCATGTATAGCGAAGACTACAACATGATGATGATCCTTCGCGCCTATTACCACAACGTGGCCGGAGAGCCTTATCCCAACACTCCCATCTGGATCGGGCTGGCGAAGAAATACATTAAGGACAAGGCAGTTCACGGCTGCCCAGCGGCCCCTGGAACCGTCTACGGCGATACCTGGGCAACCAGGAAGCACAACTCACTCGGCCTGAACACGAACATCTTCGGATGGTACAGGACCGACACGATGCAGCTCATCCCCGTCAGCTACAAGAAGATGCAGACGCCGACTACGGTAGTGATGTTTGCCGACGGAATGCCCAAGGACCCTCGGGATCCTACTCGCGACCAGCATTGCAGGGGCTATCTCGCCAGCAACAAGGAAGCAGCAGGCGCCTGCGGCGTGGGCGCAAATGGGCAACCGAACAACACTGCGACTACCTCGCTCGGCACCCGACATGCCTTGGGAGCCACCGTAGCCTTCGCCGATGGCCACTGCAAGAAGTTCCCCACCAAGTCTCTTCTTCCCAACGGTCAGGTGCCCCCCTCGAACTGCTGGGCCGAGGCATACGTGGACCTGAACGACGCTAAGGTCAAGTGGCTCCTTATTGACGGCTGCATCTGGTGGTAGTGCGCAGGAGGTGACCCAATGAAGAAGTCCAACTCCAACGTCGTGGCCATCGTCGCGCTCGTGGTGATACTCGTGGCTGCGTACTTCCTTTACCAGAGCCTTGCAGGCGGCACCTCCGCAGGTACGGAAGGTGTCGTTCTGCCGGAGGACCCTCGGAAGACCGACCCGAACTTCGATCCGAACCGGAATCGACCGCCGGATATCGGTGGTGTGGGAGGTCCAGCGCAGGGCAATTAGGTCTTTAGTCCCTCTCGGCGGTAACGAGCGAACCTGCTTGACTGACGGAAGTCGAGCGGGGTAACCTATCTTTTCTGCGCGCCGTTGCCACAGCCCAACTGAAAGTTTGCATCCGCGCACGCCGGAGGAGGAACTGGATGAAGGTAATCCCGCACGCTGCTAAGCGGATCGGAAGCGTGCTCGAAATACCTAATCTCATTGAGCTGCAGCTCGATTCTTTTCAGTGGTTCTTAGAGGAGGGGCTCCCGGAGCTTTTTCGTACCTTCTCTCCCATCTGGGATTTCACCAACCGAAACTGCATCGAATTCGTTGACTTCACGCTAGGTGAACCCAAGTACTCGTTGGACGAGTGCCGCGACCGCGACATGACCTTTGAGGCGCCCATTCGTGCCACCGTGCGCCTCGCTCGGTCCGACGGCGAGATCATCGAGTCCGAGGTGTATCTCGGCGACCTGCCCTTGATGACCGACCAGGGATCGTTCATCATCAACGGGCGCGAGCGTGTCATCGTTTCTCAGCTCTCGCGCTCGCCAGGTATCTACTTCAGCGACGATATCGACCTCTCCATGGCCATCCTGGTCAGTGCTCGGGTCATCCCTGCCGAGGGCCCTTGGCTGGAGCTGGAGGCAGACCCGTTCTGGGTCGTACGTGCCGCCATCCAGCAGACGAAGAAACTCCCATTCACGCAATTGCTCAAGGCCATGTCCTCGTTCGAGCAGGCCCGTGCAGTGATTCACATGCCGCTGTACCGCGCCCTGCACCGAAGACTGGCAGAACCCCTCGCAGACCCCGAAACCGGCGAGGTGCTGTACGACTCGAAGACCCTGATCACGGAAGAGATGCTGGCGTCGTTGCCTGAAAGCCTGCGGGAGTTCGAGGCAGCGGTCTATTCGCCTTGCGAAACCACGGAGGACCTCCTGTGGCTCTATGGGACCAGACAAACACTGCAGCATCCGACCCGTGATGACCTGACCGAACGCGGCGCGCAGGACGACTCGACCTTCACCCTCTCGCTGAACGATCTGCACGACCCCGAAACCGGCGATCTGATCATCCGCCGAATGGAGAGAATTCGACCCGAGACCGCCGTCAAAATCGAGTCTCTGGGCCTGCCCAAGTTCGACGTACTGCGAATCAACCGCTATATCCAGGCAACGATCGAAGAGGACTCCACCGACACGCCGGTCGAGGCACTGACGGAGATCTACCGCAGACTCCGTCCCGGCGAACAGAGCTTCAAAGAGATCGATCGCATGCGCAGCGAGCTTCTGGAGAAGGCGGAGAAAACCGGCATCAGCCGCTTCCAACTCCTCTCGCTGAAGCGCTTCGTCGAGCACATGCTGGGAGAGGTCGCGCCCGAAACGACGGACTCCACGCTACTGGACGTGTTCAAGCGCTCGCGCATGTATCAGCAAGAGGAGATCGGCGCCACCCGCACCCAGATGGAAGCGATGATGAAGGAACTGATCCGCTACTACCGGCGGATCTGGACCATCCGTGACCTCGGGCGCAAGGAATTAACGAACCTCTTCCTCGACAAGCGGCGCTACGACCTCGCGAAGGTCGGAAGGTTCCAACTCAACCGCAAACTGGGGATTGATGTGGATCTCGCCTGCCGCAACATCACGGTTGAGGACCTGGTAGGCGCAATCTACCAGATGACAGAGGTCCGCACGAACCGAGCAGGCTCGGACGACATTGACCACCTCCAGAACAAGCGCGTTCGCAGCGTGGGCGAGCTGCTTCAGAGCCAGCTTCGCCTCGGCTTCATTCGAATGGAGAAGGTGGCGAGGGAGCGCATGACGACGCAGGACCCCGAGAGCATCCTGCCGGGTGTCATCCTCTCGGTCAAGCCCGTCTCTGCGAGCATCAAGAGCTTCTTTAGTTCTTCCCAGCTCTCCACGTTCATGGACCAGACCAACCCGCTCTCCGAGCTGACCAATAAGCGACGCCTCTCGTCGCTGGGACCGGGAGGCCTGTCCAGGCAGAGCGCCAAGCTCGAAGTGCGAGACGTGCACCGAAGCCACTACGGTCGCATCTGCCCCATCGAAACGCCGGAAGGTCCGAACATCGGCCTGATCAGTCAGCTGACGGTGTACGCAAGGGTGGACGAATACGGCTTCATCAAGACGCCGTACCGCATCGTGAAAGACGGAAAGGTCACCGACGAGGTGATCTATCTCTCGGCTGGCGACGACGACCCGAAGTACATCGCTCCATCCGATGTCGAGTTGGACGCGGAAGGCCGCTTCCGGTCCGAGCGCGTGCAGGTCCGCCACATGGGCACCTACCCCACGGTGGACCGAGAAGATGTGGACCTGATGGACGTCACACCGGTGCAGATGATCTCGGTGGCCACTGCGTCCATCCCGTTCCTGGAGCACGACGATGCGAACCGGGCATTGATGGGCGCGAACATGCAGCGCCAAGCGGTCCCCCTGCTCCGCTCCGAGGCACCCATCGTGCACACCGGATACGAACGGCGTGCCGCAGTCGACTCGGGTTCTGCAGTGATCGCACGGCGCCATGGCATCGTCGAAGGGGTTACGAGCAAAGAGATCCGTGTCCGTGCGTCGGAGGATGGCGAGATTGACCTGTACCGGCTGCACCACATGATGCAGTCCAACAAGTCCACCTGTTTCACCCATCGCCCTGTCGTGTTTCCCGGCCAGCGAGTGGTCAAAGGTCAGGCTCTCGCGGACGGCCCGTGCTGCGACCATGGGGAAATGGCGCTGGGTAAGAACGTACTCGTCGCCTATATGCCGTGGGGCGGCTATAACTATGAGGATGCGATCCTGGTCTCGGACAGGTTGGTTCGGGACGACGTGTTCACCTCCATCCACATCGAGCGGCACGAAGCCGAGGCGGTGGATACGAAGCTGGGCCCCGAGGAGATCACCCGCGACATCCCTAACGTCGGCGAGGAGGCACTCAAAGACCTTGATGAGAACGGCATCATCCGCATCGGCGCTGAGGTCCAGCCTGAAGACATCCTCGTTGGCAAGGTGGCGCCGAAGGGTCAGGTGGAGATGACCGCAGAAGAACGCCTCATCATCGCAATCTTCGGCAAGGAAGCGGAGGAGACGCGGGACGTGTCGCTTCGCTGTCCACACGGCGAGCGCGGCCAAGTTGTGGACGTCAAGGTGTTCTCACGGTTCAAGTACCAGTGCCAGGCATGCGGCCACATCTACAACGAGAGCAAGAAGAAGGACCGGCTGTTCTGTGATCGTTGCGACGGCGAACTCCACCAGCTCCCGGGTGACGAACTCCCTGCCGGCGTGAACGAACTGGTGCGCGTGTTCGTCGCCCAAAAGCGCAAGCTGATGGAAGGCGATAAGATGGCCGGGCGCCACGGCAACAAAGGTGTCATCTCGAAGATCCTCCCTCAGGAGGACATGCCCTATCTACCGAATGGGCGACCCGTGGACATCGTGCTGAACCCGCTCGGCGTGCCCAGCCGGATGAACATCGGTCAGATCCTGGAGTGTCACCTCGGCTATGTAGGCCACCGACTGGATTGTCGTTTCCCCGAGCCTGCCTTCGAGTGCTCGACTGAG from Fimbriimonadia bacterium includes:
- a CDS encoding HAD-IIIA family hydrolase, which encodes MIRRPRFLILDRDGVINRDRDDYVKSLEELEIFPWAPPAIAEANHSGYRVAVVSNQQAVAKSLLTTEGLRRIEQAIVTAVQAAGGQIEAFRYCTHLAAEGCDCRKPKPGMILDLQRTYGFEPRETFFIGDTEKDVLAARAAGCRPLLVLSGHVHRGAVAGLAQQPEGVFEHLGEAVRWVVEVGSTAR
- the rpoB gene encoding DNA-directed RNA polymerase subunit beta, encoding MKVIPHAAKRIGSVLEIPNLIELQLDSFQWFLEEGLPELFRTFSPIWDFTNRNCIEFVDFTLGEPKYSLDECRDRDMTFEAPIRATVRLARSDGEIIESEVYLGDLPLMTDQGSFIINGRERVIVSQLSRSPGIYFSDDIDLSMAILVSARVIPAEGPWLELEADPFWVVRAAIQQTKKLPFTQLLKAMSSFEQARAVIHMPLYRALHRRLAEPLADPETGEVLYDSKTLITEEMLASLPESLREFEAAVYSPCETTEDLLWLYGTRQTLQHPTRDDLTERGAQDDSTFTLSLNDLHDPETGDLIIRRMERIRPETAVKIESLGLPKFDVLRINRYIQATIEEDSTDTPVEALTEIYRRLRPGEQSFKEIDRMRSELLEKAEKTGISRFQLLSLKRFVEHMLGEVAPETTDSTLLDVFKRSRMYQQEEIGATRTQMEAMMKELIRYYRRIWTIRDLGRKELTNLFLDKRRYDLAKVGRFQLNRKLGIDVDLACRNITVEDLVGAIYQMTEVRTNRAGSDDIDHLQNKRVRSVGELLQSQLRLGFIRMEKVARERMTTQDPESILPGVILSVKPVSASIKSFFSSSQLSTFMDQTNPLSELTNKRRLSSLGPGGLSRQSAKLEVRDVHRSHYGRICPIETPEGPNIGLISQLTVYARVDEYGFIKTPYRIVKDGKVTDEVIYLSAGDDDPKYIAPSDVELDAEGRFRSERVQVRHMGTYPTVDREDVDLMDVTPVQMISVATASIPFLEHDDANRALMGANMQRQAVPLLRSEAPIVHTGYERRAAVDSGSAVIARRHGIVEGVTSKEIRVRASEDGEIDLYRLHHMMQSNKSTCFTHRPVVFPGQRVVKGQALADGPCCDHGEMALGKNVLVAYMPWGGYNYEDAILVSDRLVRDDVFTSIHIERHEAEAVDTKLGPEEITRDIPNVGEEALKDLDENGIIRIGAEVQPEDILVGKVAPKGQVEMTAEERLIIAIFGKEAEETRDVSLRCPHGERGQVVDVKVFSRFKYQCQACGHIYNESKKKDRLFCDRCDGELHQLPGDELPAGVNELVRVFVAQKRKLMEGDKMAGRHGNKGVISKILPQEDMPYLPNGRPVDIVLNPLGVPSRMNIGQILECHLGYVGHRLDCRFPEPAFECSTEDEILFEMKRLANALFFDALNGYLDSSFGIAADIAPEKTPEENLACVKQGLRNLGRYGLERVSAAVAGPPILTDEEFAAMPEELPAEEEPFAASEEVYDAIIERIRHNASARCGFDGETGKTYLRDGRTGDLFRSPVTVGYSYLMKLEHLADEKVHARSIGPYSLVTQQPLGGKAQFGGQRFGEMEVWALEAYGAAYTLQEILTVKSDDVTGRVKTYESIVKGESMGEPGVPESFKILVNELQSLCLRVTVTDRANKEIDLKALEDDGMDDARLARSVGFNL